A single window of Granulicella mallensis MP5ACTX8 DNA harbors:
- a CDS encoding carboxypeptidase regulatory-like domain-containing protein, whose amino-acid sequence MLPAMCLGQFAQRGGVEGVVTDSTGAALPGAKVTLFALEQKTTKETLSDSAGHYSFSEITAGTYQVAASHAGFAVAKSTVIAVNLGTNARFDLKLQIGAQTEEVSVDSSTAVMETGQVSLDTNLSEKQFEQLPLNGRNFTSVAALSPGVSTQPQANLNPGGTFSVGAQFASGGVSFTSGGLVQGSRDNGFYVNGVNITDNYETSLSYEPSVEALSTGTLQVADFSAANGHDYSTLSMQTKGGTSTFHGEAYDFIENDAFNAVNPFTKAFAAYSGNSNPIAPTLRRNQFGGGVGGPVYIPKIMPWFQKKIFFFANYENFIESDGNQQVYQNVPSAGERTGDFSELLGGSSPLQLYNPFYTTYNGDGVSSRPAIPNNRLDLATRPDGSPVFDPGSAALMALYPLPNIAGVPSYQPNYVTTQKLGFSVYHFDTRFDFNLTAKDNVFVTYSKSHGTNDNTGNLPPSQLYISDVDDFAYLTTVNYAHTFTPSVVNEFIFGIGDSALQTVDPSQIAYLNSDANPLNQVFQNTGSGTTRGVLQMEVDNYASPGFNQVFRAENKVLQFSDNVSWTKGRHALAFGGNYFRKGEFDWDFARYVEFQQKFSTGGALEQYAGGDAMADLAMGLPELIHQRYDFTGGDATSPELDVTLPYIGFYVNDKITLSPRLTVNVGLRYDLSVPLFANNNLCCAIYQPTVDGGVLKLPGIAQGVPQHYLSTPKKDFAPRLSIAYNLDKDTVIRAGYAIFYDVGATQISTEVGNALNGVPGYFSGNEITNVTQGALSDTPVLNLSNIFQTSPPLTPGSYPVSTGAGQGYFGDGELSTVYYYDQKSTPLPYYQRFMLDVQHQLTPRDTITLSYLGAQGRKGSNYVNENLPAYRLNWPTQNAFDAARPNNAGRFGDIYVQRPNLNSFYNAAVVQFQHQFTHGFQILSNYTWGKTVSDYPTVNTLAANGEGGFNGFQYPEVYNRGESTLSHRHRFVYSGILSPVYGKTWYPPLREVLTDWRLSAIGTIESGDALTIINDATSAQDHAGTDELFVSGSPNIGHGQKNFFNQFNIAAFSIPVVGVRGNSGLGTIRGPGQNNLDLSLAKTFPIFNRFHAEFRADAFNALNHTQWNGAQTYQTKTGTRSGVPFGAATGAREARIVQLAVKLAF is encoded by the coding sequence ATGCTGCCTGCGATGTGTCTGGGACAGTTTGCGCAACGTGGTGGCGTCGAAGGCGTCGTAACCGATTCGACAGGAGCTGCCCTTCCCGGAGCGAAGGTCACGCTGTTCGCACTCGAACAGAAGACGACCAAAGAGACTCTTTCGGACAGTGCCGGGCACTACAGCTTTTCGGAGATCACCGCAGGCACCTACCAGGTTGCAGCGTCGCATGCTGGGTTTGCCGTCGCGAAATCGACAGTAATTGCGGTGAACCTGGGAACCAATGCGCGGTTCGATTTGAAGCTCCAGATCGGCGCACAGACGGAGGAAGTCTCGGTCGATAGCTCAACCGCGGTGATGGAGACCGGGCAGGTAAGTCTCGACACAAACCTTTCGGAGAAGCAGTTCGAACAACTTCCGCTCAACGGTCGTAACTTCACCTCGGTTGCCGCACTCTCACCGGGTGTATCGACACAGCCTCAGGCAAATCTGAATCCAGGGGGGACTTTTTCTGTCGGCGCACAGTTCGCCTCGGGGGGCGTGTCGTTTACCTCGGGAGGTCTTGTCCAGGGTTCGCGTGACAACGGCTTCTACGTCAACGGTGTGAACATCACGGACAACTACGAAACCAGCCTGAGTTATGAGCCTTCCGTCGAAGCGCTCAGCACAGGAACTTTGCAGGTTGCCGATTTTTCAGCGGCGAATGGACATGACTATTCAACGCTCAGCATGCAGACCAAGGGCGGTACGTCGACCTTTCATGGGGAGGCGTATGACTTTATCGAGAACGATGCTTTCAACGCGGTCAATCCCTTCACCAAGGCTTTTGCTGCCTACAGCGGTAACTCCAATCCCATTGCACCCACGTTGCGGCGCAATCAGTTTGGGGGAGGCGTAGGCGGCCCTGTTTACATCCCAAAGATCATGCCATGGTTCCAGAAGAAGATCTTCTTCTTTGCAAACTACGAGAACTTTATTGAAAGCGATGGGAACCAGCAGGTTTACCAGAATGTGCCTTCGGCCGGGGAGCGCACCGGCGATTTCAGCGAGCTTCTGGGTGGAAGCAGCCCCTTGCAGCTTTATAACCCGTTCTATACGACCTACAACGGTGATGGTGTCAGCAGCCGTCCTGCTATTCCTAACAACCGCCTCGACCTTGCCACGAGGCCGGATGGATCTCCTGTCTTCGATCCTGGGTCGGCAGCTTTGATGGCACTGTATCCTTTGCCGAATATCGCTGGTGTGCCTTCTTACCAGCCGAACTATGTCACGACACAGAAGCTTGGTTTTTCGGTGTATCACTTCGACACCCGCTTCGACTTCAATCTCACGGCCAAGGACAATGTCTTTGTCACCTACTCCAAGTCGCACGGCACCAACGACAACACAGGGAACCTGCCACCGTCACAGCTTTATATCTCGGACGTCGATGATTTCGCTTATCTCACGACAGTGAACTATGCCCACACGTTTACTCCCTCTGTGGTAAACGAATTCATCTTCGGTATCGGTGACTCGGCCTTGCAGACTGTCGATCCGAGTCAGATCGCCTATCTGAACAGTGATGCGAACCCCTTGAACCAGGTGTTCCAGAATACCGGTTCGGGAACTACACGAGGCGTGCTCCAAATGGAGGTCGATAACTATGCAAGCCCAGGCTTCAACCAGGTGTTCCGCGCGGAGAACAAGGTGCTGCAGTTCTCCGACAATGTGAGTTGGACGAAGGGACGCCACGCGCTTGCCTTCGGCGGTAACTACTTCCGCAAGGGTGAGTTTGACTGGGACTTCGCCCGCTATGTGGAGTTTCAGCAGAAGTTCAGCACCGGCGGAGCCTTGGAGCAGTATGCGGGTGGAGATGCGATGGCCGACCTGGCTATGGGACTGCCGGAGCTGATTCACCAACGCTATGACTTCACGGGAGGGGATGCCACCTCACCGGAACTCGACGTGACTCTCCCTTATATCGGTTTTTATGTCAACGATAAGATCACGCTGTCGCCCCGGCTCACCGTGAATGTAGGCCTGCGCTATGATCTCTCCGTGCCGTTGTTTGCGAACAATAACCTGTGCTGTGCGATCTATCAGCCGACTGTCGACGGCGGAGTATTAAAACTGCCCGGTATCGCGCAGGGCGTGCCTCAGCACTATCTTTCTACACCGAAGAAGGACTTCGCCCCACGCTTGAGCATTGCGTACAACCTGGATAAGGACACGGTCATTCGTGCCGGGTATGCGATCTTTTATGACGTAGGCGCGACGCAGATCTCCACCGAAGTTGGAAACGCGCTGAACGGTGTACCCGGATACTTCAGCGGCAATGAAATTACGAATGTGACGCAAGGAGCGCTCAGCGATACGCCCGTGCTGAACCTCTCGAATATCTTTCAGACTTCGCCACCACTCACGCCCGGCAGCTATCCCGTGAGCACCGGCGCCGGTCAGGGGTATTTCGGTGACGGAGAGCTATCGACGGTCTACTACTACGACCAGAAGTCGACTCCCTTGCCGTACTACCAGCGTTTCATGCTGGACGTGCAGCACCAGCTTACTCCGCGCGATACCATTACGCTCTCCTACCTTGGAGCGCAGGGCCGTAAGGGATCGAACTATGTAAACGAAAATCTGCCGGCCTATCGCCTGAACTGGCCGACGCAGAATGCCTTCGATGCAGCGCGGCCTAATAATGCCGGACGGTTTGGCGATATCTATGTTCAACGCCCAAATCTCAATTCGTTCTACAACGCCGCAGTCGTGCAATTTCAACACCAGTTCACTCATGGCTTCCAGATCCTGAGTAACTACACGTGGGGTAAGACTGTTTCGGACTATCCCACAGTCAATACCCTGGCGGCGAACGGGGAGGGCGGATTCAACGGCTTCCAATATCCGGAGGTGTATAACCGGGGTGAGAGCACGCTCTCGCATCGCCACCGGTTCGTCTATAGCGGAATTCTGTCTCCGGTATACGGAAAGACCTGGTATCCGCCGCTTCGCGAAGTGCTGACCGATTGGCGTTTGTCCGCCATTGGCACGATCGAATCCGGCGATGCACTTACCATCATCAACGACGCTACCAGTGCCCAGGACCATGCAGGTACGGATGAATTGTTCGTCTCTGGAAGCCCGAACATAGGCCATGGACAAAAGAACTTCTTCAATCAGTTCAATATCGCAGCCTTCTCCATTCCTGTAGTTGGAGTACGGGGCAACTCTGGGCTTGGTACGATTCGCGGCCCTGGGCAGAACAATCTGGACTTATCCTTGGCGAAGACATTTCCTATCTTCAATCGCTTCCATGCCGAGTTCCGCGCAGATGCTTTCAATGCGCTGAATCACACGCAATGGAACGGGGCCCAGACGTACCAGACCAAGACCGGCACACGTAGCGGCGTTCCTTTCGGTGCGGCAACTGGGGCTCGAGAGGCGCGTATCGTTCAGCTAGCCGTGAAGCTGGCGTTCTAA
- a CDS encoding formylglycine-generating enzyme family protein encodes MQKLSYGTKAVVAAICCACSLGMHAQIDYPHLKLTTEGITAPDCNDVGKLLIGGTQTCSPQGYQTWLSEMRGWRTNRHIRMGYSGDMYDLPALKWTQSSFIQPQMMMEDRYFYDVAAGKYTVNRYLDDTEKRYGGIDAVLIWHTYTNIGIDDRNQYDLIRDMPGGIPAVKQMVADFHRRGVKVFFPVMVWDQGTRDEGKPNWIATAEMMKEIDADGVNGDTMDGLPKAFNDAAIKIGHPLALEPEAFPGHDEMLAWNTMSWGYWLYPYAPDVSRSKWLEPRSMVNVSARWSHNKTDYLQAAFFNGVGFESWENVWGIWNGITPHDGEAIRRMATMERGLAPFLVSEDWQPYYATESRGLFASYWPLKTSAAWTLVNRSDYAMQGELLRVKDAPSGAKFYDVYHGVELRPRMEGKDAVLSFDVGPHGFGAVLQIDGSLSASEQSLLSKMKEMTQKPLESYSAEWNFLPQTLVEIAATKPAPDAPAGMTKIPAAAYRFRVNGIEIEGRDDVGVDFQYPWEPSPRRYHDHVMNVKSFWMDTNLVTNAQFKKFMDATHYKPADAKNFLRDWEKGTYPKDWVDKPVTWVGLEDARAYATWAGKRLPHEWEWQYAAQGTDDRKYPWGNSWNAETVPTPDTGRALTSPDAVGAHPHGASPFGIQDMVGNVWQWTDEYQDDHTRAAVLRGGSYYQPGGSIWYFPQAYKNDSHGKFLLMAPSEDRSGTVGFRCVMDAQ; translated from the coding sequence ATGCAAAAGTTATCGTACGGAACTAAAGCAGTTGTGGCCGCAATCTGCTGTGCGTGCTCCCTTGGGATGCACGCGCAGATCGACTATCCGCACCTCAAACTAACTACCGAAGGCATTACGGCGCCGGACTGTAACGATGTAGGCAAGCTGCTGATCGGGGGGACGCAGACCTGCTCTCCGCAGGGCTATCAGACATGGTTATCGGAAATGCGTGGGTGGCGTACGAACCGGCATATCCGCATGGGCTACAGCGGCGATATGTACGATCTTCCTGCGCTCAAGTGGACGCAGTCCAGCTTCATTCAGCCGCAGATGATGATGGAAGATCGATACTTTTACGATGTTGCCGCGGGCAAGTACACGGTCAATCGCTACCTTGACGACACCGAGAAGCGCTATGGCGGTATCGATGCCGTGCTCATCTGGCATACCTATACCAACATCGGCATCGACGATCGCAATCAGTATGATCTCATTCGCGACATGCCAGGCGGCATCCCCGCTGTAAAGCAGATGGTAGCGGACTTCCATCGCCGCGGCGTCAAGGTGTTCTTTCCTGTAATGGTGTGGGACCAGGGCACGCGCGATGAAGGGAAGCCCAACTGGATCGCCACCGCGGAGATGATGAAAGAGATCGATGCCGATGGCGTGAATGGCGATACGATGGACGGCCTCCCAAAGGCCTTTAATGATGCGGCCATCAAGATCGGACATCCTCTGGCGCTAGAGCCCGAAGCCTTTCCCGGGCACGACGAGATGCTTGCGTGGAACACGATGTCCTGGGGCTACTGGCTGTATCCGTATGCGCCGGATGTGAGCCGCAGCAAGTGGCTGGAGCCGCGTTCTATGGTGAACGTAAGTGCTCGCTGGAGCCACAACAAGACTGATTATCTGCAGGCTGCTTTCTTCAACGGAGTTGGGTTTGAGAGCTGGGAAAATGTCTGGGGCATCTGGAACGGCATTACTCCGCATGACGGTGAAGCTATCCGTCGCATGGCTACGATGGAGCGGGGGCTTGCACCGTTCCTGGTCAGTGAGGATTGGCAACCTTATTACGCCACCGAAAGCCGTGGGCTCTTTGCCAGCTACTGGCCGCTGAAGACAAGCGCCGCGTGGACATTGGTGAATCGCAGCGACTATGCCATGCAGGGAGAGCTGCTGCGTGTAAAGGACGCGCCGTCCGGAGCCAAATTTTATGACGTGTATCACGGTGTAGAACTGAGACCGAGGATGGAAGGCAAAGATGCGGTACTGTCGTTCGATGTTGGACCTCATGGCTTCGGAGCTGTGCTGCAGATAGATGGCTCGCTGAGTGCGAGCGAGCAGAGCCTGCTGTCGAAGATGAAGGAGATGACGCAGAAGCCGCTTGAGAGTTACAGTGCTGAGTGGAACTTCCTGCCGCAAACGCTGGTCGAAATTGCGGCAACAAAGCCCGCGCCGGATGCGCCAGCGGGAATGACCAAGATTCCCGCAGCGGCTTATAGATTCCGTGTCAACGGCATCGAGATCGAAGGCCGCGATGACGTGGGTGTGGACTTTCAGTATCCCTGGGAGCCTTCGCCGCGCAGATATCACGATCACGTGATGAACGTGAAGTCTTTCTGGATGGACACGAACCTCGTGACAAACGCACAGTTCAAAAAGTTTATGGACGCCACTCATTACAAGCCGGCGGACGCTAAAAACTTCCTGCGCGATTGGGAGAAGGGAACTTATCCCAAGGATTGGGTGGACAAGCCAGTCACATGGGTTGGGCTCGAAGATGCGCGTGCCTACGCAACCTGGGCGGGCAAACGGCTTCCGCATGAGTGGGAGTGGCAGTATGCGGCACAGGGAACCGACGATAGGAAATATCCGTGGGGAAACTCCTGGAACGCCGAAACAGTGCCAACCCCTGATACGGGCCGTGCTCTTACTTCACCGGATGCTGTCGGTGCTCATCCCCACGGAGCAAGTCCGTTCGGAATTCAGGATATGGTCGGCAACGTCTGGCAGTGGACCGATGAATACCAGGACGACCACACACGTGCCGCGGTGCTTCGCGGTGGAAGCTACTATCAGCCTGGCGGATCGATCTGGTATTTTCCGCAGGCTTACAAGAACGACTCGCATGGGAAGTTTCTACTCATGGCTCCCAGCGAAGATCGTTCGGGCACAGTGGGTTTCCGTTGTGTGATGGATGCTCAGTAA
- a CDS encoding efflux RND transporter permease subunit, translated as MYQPEIYASTLFFMLVSMSCWGSWANTMKLCPGYRFQLFYWDYVVGLFVGAVLWGLTLGSTGQVGVAFLADLKQVHPYHLGMALLGGVIFNLANLLLVAAIDIAGLAVAFPVGIGLALVIGAISNYVINPAGNPLLLFGGIAFVVAAIVMDAMAYRLREKSRKSAGSKGILLSLLSGVLMGSFYPFVSKAMFTPGASGPYAVAFFFVVGVALCAIPTNYLLMRKPIDGQAAVDFSGFLGAPKIWHLWGILGGVIWCTGAIFNFVASRTHFVGPAVSYSIGQGATMVSAAWGVFVWREFAGTSSRIKMLLAFMFLFFLLGLGAIAAAPLFAHN; from the coding sequence GTGTATCAACCAGAGATCTATGCAAGCACCTTATTCTTCATGCTGGTGAGCATGAGTTGTTGGGGTTCGTGGGCCAACACCATGAAGCTTTGTCCCGGTTATCGCTTTCAACTGTTTTATTGGGACTATGTCGTCGGGCTTTTTGTGGGGGCAGTGCTTTGGGGGCTCACCCTTGGAAGCACAGGTCAGGTGGGCGTTGCCTTTCTAGCCGATCTGAAACAGGTACATCCTTACCACCTTGGCATGGCTCTGCTGGGCGGAGTCATCTTCAATCTGGCGAACTTGTTGCTTGTTGCGGCTATCGATATCGCGGGACTGGCCGTGGCTTTCCCGGTTGGGATTGGGTTGGCCCTGGTGATTGGTGCGATCAGCAACTATGTCATCAATCCGGCGGGAAATCCTCTGTTGCTCTTCGGAGGAATCGCTTTTGTCGTTGCAGCCATTGTCATGGATGCGATGGCTTACAGGCTGCGGGAGAAGAGCCGGAAGAGTGCTGGGAGCAAGGGCATTCTTCTTAGCCTTCTCTCTGGCGTATTGATGGGCAGCTTCTATCCGTTTGTCTCGAAGGCGATGTTTACTCCCGGTGCATCCGGACCCTATGCGGTAGCGTTTTTCTTTGTTGTTGGCGTTGCGCTTTGTGCGATCCCAACAAACTACCTGCTTATGCGGAAACCCATCGACGGGCAGGCAGCGGTCGATTTCTCCGGCTTCCTTGGCGCGCCAAAGATCTGGCATCTTTGGGGCATCCTGGGCGGCGTGATCTGGTGCACGGGAGCGATCTTTAACTTCGTTGCCTCTCGTACGCACTTTGTCGGGCCGGCGGTTTCGTACTCCATCGGACAGGGGGCAACGATGGTCTCCGCGGCATGGGGCGTCTTTGTCTGGCGTGAGTTTGCGGGGACTTCTTCTCGCATCAAGATGCTTTTGGCTTTCATGTTTCTTTTCTTCCTTCTCGGCCTCGGGGCAATCGCAGCAGCGCCCCTCTTCGCTCACAATTGA
- a CDS encoding IclR family transcriptional regulator, producing MPRIPVSATGGSSTADRVLALLSAFQAEDAELSLAELATRTGLYKSTALRLLHSLEGKGFLIRTVQATYRIGPEVARLQGIHEAADGLQAAVMPVLRDLVALTRETAALHVRREGHRVRQFWIDSPQPLREHVTLGEELPLDRGAGGLVLRAFSGAGGKNAEQVRGQGYATSVGGRLPELSGISAPVFNARGELVGALTLTMPTHRWRLSWKSIVVAKASELTQALGGAKTGAKRKKVLP from the coding sequence TTGCCACGGATTCCGGTTTCAGCTACGGGAGGCTCTTCGACCGCCGATCGAGTGCTTGCCTTGCTTTCAGCCTTTCAAGCCGAGGATGCGGAGCTCAGTCTCGCAGAACTCGCGACGCGTACGGGCCTTTACAAGAGCACGGCGCTGCGCCTGTTGCATTCGCTGGAAGGGAAGGGATTCTTGATCCGAACGGTGCAGGCTACGTATCGGATAGGCCCTGAGGTGGCTCGTTTGCAGGGGATTCATGAGGCTGCAGACGGATTACAGGCAGCGGTGATGCCGGTCCTGCGCGATCTGGTAGCTCTAACGCGTGAGACGGCGGCACTGCATGTGCGCCGCGAGGGGCATCGTGTGCGTCAGTTCTGGATTGATTCGCCGCAGCCGCTACGCGAGCATGTAACGCTGGGGGAAGAACTGCCGCTCGATCGTGGAGCGGGTGGCCTGGTTCTGCGTGCCTTCTCGGGCGCCGGCGGCAAGAACGCGGAACAGGTGCGAGGGCAGGGGTATGCGACTTCTGTAGGTGGAAGATTGCCGGAGTTGTCGGGTATCTCCGCGCCGGTCTTCAATGCACGGGGAGAGCTCGTCGGTGCGCTCACCCTGACCATGCCGACCCATCGCTGGAGATTGTCATGGAAATCGATCGTGGTGGCAAAGGCCTCCGAACTGACACAGGCACTCGGAGGCGCCAAGACAGGAGCGAAGCGCAAGAAGGTGCTTCCGTAA
- the rbsK gene encoding ribokinase: MQSDSRPIVVVGSINIDLVSRVPRIPHAGETIFGYSFQTHPGGKGANQAVGIARLGGAVKMIGMLGRDAFGKEMREHLSKEGVDMTDVGDVDDATGIASIFVDDAGENSIVVTAGANLHVTPDLLRSKAEILRTAGAVLTQLEIPVETVLCLSEMCAEMKVPLILDPAPAQTLPAGALRGVTWMTPNETEAQFYAKGATTEEELVNMLFNAGAHGVILKRGALGSVLAGEDRITHRIAAHVVRAVDTTAAGDAFNAAFAVGLMKGYDPVQSAEFASVSAAISVTRAGAQPSLATWDEVMASWSDLTKRRSSRHNEEPTGGNNAKVIVRN, from the coding sequence ATGCAAAGCGACTCGCGCCCCATTGTTGTCGTGGGCAGTATCAACATCGACCTGGTTTCGAGAGTGCCCCGCATTCCACATGCCGGGGAAACAATCTTTGGGTACAGCTTTCAAACACATCCTGGGGGAAAGGGCGCAAACCAGGCGGTGGGCATTGCGCGGCTCGGAGGTGCAGTCAAGATGATCGGCATGCTAGGAAGAGATGCCTTCGGAAAAGAGATGCGTGAGCATCTCTCGAAGGAAGGCGTCGACATGACGGACGTGGGTGATGTCGACGATGCTACGGGAATCGCCAGCATCTTTGTCGACGATGCCGGAGAGAACAGCATTGTTGTTACGGCTGGAGCGAACCTGCACGTTACTCCGGATCTGCTGCGCAGTAAGGCTGAGATTCTTCGCACCGCAGGGGCTGTTCTCACGCAGTTGGAGATTCCGGTAGAGACTGTTTTGTGTCTCTCGGAGATGTGCGCTGAGATGAAGGTGCCACTCATCCTAGACCCGGCACCAGCGCAGACTCTTCCGGCAGGGGCGCTGCGCGGCGTTACCTGGATGACTCCAAATGAAACCGAAGCGCAGTTCTATGCCAAAGGTGCGACTACGGAAGAGGAGTTGGTGAACATGCTCTTCAACGCGGGGGCTCACGGAGTCATTCTGAAGCGCGGCGCACTTGGCTCCGTCCTGGCCGGTGAAGACCGGATTACGCATCGCATCGCAGCCCATGTCGTGCGTGCCGTAGACACCACGGCTGCGGGAGATGCCTTCAATGCAGCGTTTGCTGTTGGCTTGATGAAGGGATACGACCCAGTCCAAAGCGCCGAATTTGCAAGCGTCTCAGCAGCTATCTCTGTGACACGAGCGGGTGCGCAACCATCGCTGGCAACCTGGGATGAAGTTATGGCGTCGTGGAGCGATTTAACGAAACGTCGGAGCAGCCGACATAACGAGGAACCTACTGGGGGAAACAATGCAAAAGTTATCGTACGGAACTAA
- a CDS encoding carboxylesterase family protein, translating into MTLYGIRIAVIAAVLFAVSPFAFAKGDTGFLDRSISVEGQTYRYQVYLPADFDKKKSWPVILFLHSVSQRGDDGLQPGDFGIAHAIRADRDRFPFIVVMPQCGKDKKWVVPAMQKMVLAELDNSVHEFHGDRTRIYLTGISMGGFGVWEMAAQYPGRFAAFVPICGGIHGPPKVPDARVTVAADPAIADPYAETARRIGRTPVWFFHGSVDPVVSVEESRQMATALKESHADFRYTEYPGAGHEIWDKAYAEPELFHWLLSQVLVSPNH; encoded by the coding sequence ATGACTCTCTATGGAATTCGAATTGCTGTTATCGCTGCCGTTTTATTCGCGGTGTCTCCTTTCGCATTTGCGAAAGGGGACACCGGCTTTCTGGATAGATCCATCAGCGTAGAGGGGCAGACCTATCGGTATCAGGTCTATCTCCCGGCTGACTTCGATAAAAAGAAATCATGGCCGGTGATTCTTTTTTTGCACTCTGTAAGTCAGCGTGGCGATGACGGTTTACAGCCAGGCGACTTCGGCATAGCGCATGCCATCCGTGCCGACCGAGACCGCTTTCCTTTTATCGTTGTAATGCCGCAGTGCGGCAAAGATAAGAAGTGGGTAGTCCCGGCTATGCAGAAGATGGTTCTGGCCGAGCTTGATAATTCTGTCCATGAGTTTCATGGCGATAGAACACGCATCTATCTCACGGGGATTTCGATGGGAGGATTTGGTGTCTGGGAGATGGCGGCTCAATATCCGGGGCGATTCGCGGCCTTCGTTCCTATCTGCGGAGGGATTCACGGCCCGCCTAAAGTGCCCGATGCACGCGTGACGGTAGCGGCTGATCCTGCCATTGCAGATCCCTATGCCGAAACCGCTCGCCGTATCGGCAGGACACCTGTGTGGTTCTTCCACGGCAGCGTCGACCCTGTCGTATCGGTAGAAGAGTCTCGCCAGATGGCCACAGCGCTCAAAGAGTCTCACGCCGATTTCCGTTATACGGAATATCCAGGAGCAGGGCATGAGATCTGGGACAAGGCTTACGCAGAGCCCGAATTATTTCACTGGCTTCTGTCGCAGGTGTTAGTTTCGCCAAATCATTAA
- a CDS encoding LacI family DNA-binding transcriptional regulator: MPTMNEIARLAEVSLGTVSNVLNNSAKVREPLRRRVMDAVAALGYEPSELARGLRRDKTNMIGMIIPDITNPFFPAVVRGAEDAAFGSGYRLVLCNADNNQSKEIAYMTQLRTYLPTGILVIPSNFSEMTMQLGSSKRSGPVIVCLDRMPRHWKGDTVTVANEEGAVQATQHLIDLGHKHIATITGPLHLSGAHARLMGFRRALKQAAIQVPMEYVQESSFDRAGGYSAALGLLQMQPRPTAIFAQNDMIAMGVAMAIRELGLLCPRDVSLVGFDGLDVTELMDPPLASVMQPGYQLGAMGIQLLLERVKEPDRLFRHHVLPTTLRLGASIGPPPPVRPAKKTRSSAATKSKK, from the coding sequence ATGCCCACTATGAATGAGATCGCGCGGCTCGCCGAAGTTTCACTCGGCACCGTTTCGAACGTCCTGAACAACTCCGCCAAAGTACGCGAACCCCTGCGCCGCAGGGTGATGGACGCCGTGGCAGCGCTGGGTTATGAGCCAAGCGAACTGGCTCGCGGGTTGCGCCGCGACAAGACAAACATGATCGGCATGATCATCCCGGACATCACGAACCCCTTCTTTCCGGCGGTCGTACGGGGCGCGGAAGACGCTGCCTTCGGCAGCGGCTATCGATTGGTGCTGTGCAATGCGGACAATAACCAGTCCAAAGAAATTGCCTACATGACCCAGCTTCGAACGTATCTGCCGACCGGCATCCTCGTGATTCCTTCGAACTTCAGCGAGATGACCATGCAGTTAGGCAGCTCCAAACGCAGCGGTCCCGTGATCGTTTGTCTCGATCGAATGCCCCGGCACTGGAAGGGCGATACCGTTACCGTAGCGAACGAAGAGGGCGCCGTGCAGGCAACCCAACACCTGATCGATCTGGGCCATAAGCACATCGCTACCATCACAGGACCGCTGCATCTCAGCGGGGCACACGCGCGGCTTATGGGATTTCGACGCGCGCTCAAGCAGGCAGCCATCCAGGTCCCGATGGAGTATGTGCAGGAAAGCTCTTTCGACAGGGCTGGCGGGTACTCTGCGGCGCTGGGCTTACTGCAGATGCAGCCTCGTCCGACAGCTATCTTCGCGCAGAATGACATGATCGCGATGGGTGTAGCGATGGCCATTCGTGAACTTGGCCTTCTTTGTCCGCGTGACGTGTCTCTCGTTGGTTTTGACGGTCTCGACGTAACGGAGTTGATGGATCCTCCGTTGGCTTCCGTGATGCAGCCTGGCTACCAGCTTGGCGCGATGGGAATTCAACTTTTGCTGGAGCGCGTCAAAGAACCAGATCGGCTGTTTCGGCATCACGTGCTTCCCACGACGCTGCGACTCGGGGCCTCCATCGGACCGCCCCCTCCAGTGCGTCCCGCCAAGAAGACCAGAAGCTCCGCCGCAACAAAATCGAAGAAATAG